A region from the Variovorax paradoxus genome encodes:
- a CDS encoding nucleoside hydrolase — MTIRIQRRRWMAAALLATALSACGGGGGGGNGGIGLAPGFGAAPPPAQKIIIDSDYNTMSDDGQLGVMAAQLQAQGKVQVMGISVVSGNQWLKQGVADALMSVERLGVGDRIGIYAGANRALNHDYATIEAEMAAGSGGDGYLGAWSSPEPKTDADLKPSPDGFATHTVLQPRSAVDFIVDTVKANPNEITILAIGPLTNIALAVKQNPEIVPLIKKIIYMGGAVDVPGNTTRYAEFNWWFDPEAAQFVVRLPIPQVVVPLDVTDTVFLTKPIYERIAHPAKPTAVTEVFRKLNGYGFSGTNGFENNPAYTQNIWDTLTLAYLLDPAYATQTVERFVDVVANPGAADNGRSVGYASQPAGPALQKMTVVKKFDNARFFELYVDLLTRPVPVALPSSN, encoded by the coding sequence ATGACGATTCGGATTCAGCGACGCAGGTGGATGGCGGCGGCCTTGCTCGCCACGGCGCTCTCGGCCTGCGGTGGTGGTGGCGGCGGCGGCAACGGCGGCATCGGGCTTGCACCGGGCTTCGGCGCTGCGCCGCCTCCGGCCCAGAAGATCATCATCGACAGCGACTACAACACCATGAGCGACGACGGCCAGCTCGGCGTGATGGCCGCGCAGCTGCAGGCCCAGGGCAAGGTGCAGGTCATGGGCATCAGCGTGGTGTCGGGCAACCAGTGGCTCAAGCAGGGCGTGGCCGACGCGCTGATGTCGGTCGAGCGTCTGGGCGTGGGCGACCGCATCGGCATCTACGCGGGCGCGAACCGCGCGCTCAACCACGATTACGCGACCATCGAGGCCGAGATGGCGGCCGGTTCGGGAGGCGACGGCTACCTGGGCGCCTGGAGCTCGCCCGAACCCAAGACCGATGCCGACCTGAAGCCCTCGCCCGACGGCTTTGCCACCCACACGGTGCTGCAGCCCAGGAGCGCGGTCGACTTCATCGTCGACACCGTGAAGGCCAACCCCAACGAGATCACCATCCTGGCCATCGGCCCGCTCACCAACATCGCGCTCGCGGTCAAGCAGAACCCCGAGATCGTGCCGCTGATCAAGAAGATCATCTACATGGGCGGCGCGGTCGACGTGCCGGGCAACACCACTCGGTACGCCGAGTTCAACTGGTGGTTCGACCCCGAGGCCGCGCAGTTCGTGGTGCGGCTGCCGATCCCGCAGGTGGTGGTGCCGCTGGACGTGACCGACACCGTGTTCCTGACCAAGCCGATCTACGAGCGCATCGCGCATCCGGCCAAGCCGACCGCCGTGACCGAGGTGTTCCGCAAGCTCAACGGCTACGGCTTCAGCGGCACCAACGGCTTCGAGAACAACCCGGCCTACACGCAGAACATCTGGGACACGCTCACGCTCGCCTATCTCCTCGATCCGGCCTATGCCACGCAGACGGTGGAGCGCTTCGTCGACGTGGTCGCCAACCCCGGTGCCGCCGACAACGGCCGCTCCGTCGGCTATGCCTCGCAGCCTGCGGGGCCGGCGCTGCAGAAGATGACGGTGGTGAAGAAGTTCGACAACGCGCGCTTCTTCGAGCTCTATGTCGACCTGCTCACGCGGCCGGTGCCGGTTGCGCTACCGTCCTCCAACTGA
- a CDS encoding ABC transporter permease produces MQASSSKALPQVPPRAAAPASAATPQAAAPARRRSLAPLEPIGGRARALLGLGFFVAFVLVWSIATLGGFVPPTFLASPVTMLKEGWMLFAEFGFIGDVGMTVWRVFGGFLLAAVLAVPLGIAMGTWKAVEAFFEPFVSFCRYLPASAFIPLLILWAGLGEMQKLLVIFIGSFFQIVLMVAVTVGGARRDLVEAAYTLGAKSRGIVARVLIPGAAPGIAETLRLVLGWAWTYVIVAELIGSSSGIGHMITDSQALLNTGQIIFGIIVIGVIGLVSDFAFKALNRRMFAWAAL; encoded by the coding sequence ATGCAAGCTTCGTCAAGTAAGGCCCTGCCGCAGGTGCCGCCGCGCGCGGCGGCGCCTGCATCGGCCGCAACCCCCCAGGCCGCCGCGCCCGCGCGGCGCCGGTCGCTCGCGCCGCTCGAACCCATCGGCGGGCGCGCCCGCGCGCTGCTCGGCCTCGGCTTCTTCGTGGCCTTCGTGCTCGTGTGGTCCATTGCCACGCTCGGCGGCTTCGTGCCGCCGACCTTCCTGGCCAGCCCCGTCACCATGCTGAAGGAAGGCTGGATGCTGTTCGCCGAGTTCGGCTTCATCGGCGACGTGGGCATGACCGTGTGGCGCGTGTTCGGCGGCTTCCTGCTGGCCGCCGTGCTGGCGGTGCCGCTGGGCATTGCCATGGGCACCTGGAAGGCCGTGGAAGCTTTCTTCGAGCCTTTTGTCTCGTTCTGCCGCTACCTGCCGGCGTCCGCCTTCATTCCGCTGCTCATCCTGTGGGCGGGCCTGGGCGAAATGCAGAAGCTGCTGGTGATCTTCATCGGCTCGTTCTTCCAGATCGTGCTGATGGTGGCCGTGACCGTGGGCGGCGCGCGGCGCGACCTGGTCGAGGCCGCCTACACGCTGGGCGCGAAGAGCCGCGGCATCGTGGCGCGGGTGCTCATTCCGGGTGCCGCCCCGGGCATTGCCGAGACGCTGCGCCTGGTGCTCGGCTGGGCCTGGACCTACGTGATCGTGGCGGAACTCATCGGCTCCTCGTCGGGCATCGGCCACATGATCACCGACAGCCAGGCCTTGCTGAACACCGGGCAGATCATCTTCGGGATCATCGTGATCGGCGTGATCGGGCTGGTGTCCGACTTCGCTTTCAAGGCGCTCAACCGCCGCATGTTCGCCTGGGCTGCACTCTGA
- the recQ gene encoding DNA helicase RecQ produces MSSLAPLPLDAPGSSSAPADILHEVFGYSQFRGAQQDIVEHVVGGGDALVLMPTGGGKSLCYQIPAIARQRAGRGVSVVVSPLIALMHDQVGALHEAGVNAAFLNSTLDWEQTQDVERRMLRGEITLLYAAPERVNTPRFLSQLDSLKERGKLSLFAIDEAHCVSQWGHDFRPEYRALTVLHERYPGVPRIALTATADALTRADIVERLQLEEARQFVSSFDRPNIRYTIVEKKDATTQLLRFIEREHEGDAGVVYCQSRKRVEDVAVMLQGAGINALPYHAGLDAAVRQRHQDRFLREEGVVMVATIAFGMGIDKPDVRFVGHLDMPKNIEGYYQETGRAGRDGAPADAWMTYGLQDVVNQRRMIDESPAGEEFKQVMRGKLDALLSLAEASDCRRVRLLGYFGEKSTPCGNCDNCLNPPQVWDGTDAARKLLSTIYRVQQLSGISFGAGHIMDILRGKETEKVKQFGHERISTFGIGAEFSEVQLRGVLRQLIATGALAVDAEAFNTLKLTEGSRAVLKGEANVTLRESVSSPAARGGSKPRREKAARGAPSPAAAALDADGQKRFEALKAWRAEVAREHNLPAYVIFHDATLAAISERAPATLEDLQGISGIGTKKLEAYGAEVLRVCSAF; encoded by the coding sequence GTGTCCTCGCTCGCTCCCCTCCCCCTCGACGCCCCCGGCAGCAGCAGCGCACCCGCCGACATCCTTCACGAAGTCTTCGGCTATTCGCAGTTCCGCGGAGCCCAGCAGGACATCGTCGAGCACGTGGTGGGCGGCGGCGACGCGCTGGTGCTGATGCCCACGGGCGGCGGCAAGTCGCTGTGCTACCAGATCCCGGCCATTGCGCGGCAGCGCGCGGGGCGCGGTGTCTCGGTGGTGGTGTCGCCGCTGATCGCGCTGATGCACGACCAGGTCGGCGCGCTGCACGAGGCCGGGGTGAACGCGGCCTTCCTGAATTCCACGCTCGACTGGGAGCAGACGCAGGACGTGGAGCGCCGCATGCTGCGCGGCGAGATCACGCTGCTGTATGCGGCGCCCGAGCGCGTGAACACGCCGCGCTTTCTCTCGCAGCTCGACTCGCTGAAGGAGCGCGGCAAGCTCTCGCTGTTCGCGATCGACGAGGCGCATTGCGTGAGCCAGTGGGGCCACGACTTCCGCCCCGAGTACCGCGCGCTCACGGTGCTGCACGAGCGCTATCCGGGCGTGCCGCGCATCGCGCTCACGGCCACCGCCGATGCGCTCACGCGCGCCGACATCGTCGAGCGGCTGCAGCTCGAGGAGGCGCGCCAGTTCGTCTCCAGCTTCGACCGGCCGAACATCCGCTACACCATCGTCGAGAAGAAGGACGCGACCACGCAGCTGCTGCGCTTCATCGAGCGCGAGCACGAAGGCGATGCGGGCGTGGTCTATTGCCAGTCGCGCAAGCGCGTGGAAGACGTGGCCGTGATGCTGCAGGGCGCCGGCATCAACGCGCTGCCCTACCACGCGGGCCTGGACGCGGCGGTGCGCCAGAGGCACCAGGACCGGTTCCTGCGCGAAGAGGGCGTGGTGATGGTCGCGACCATCGCCTTCGGCATGGGCATCGACAAGCCCGACGTGCGCTTTGTGGGCCACCTCGACATGCCCAAGAACATCGAGGGCTACTACCAGGAAACCGGCCGCGCGGGCCGCGACGGCGCGCCGGCCGATGCCTGGATGACCTACGGCCTGCAGGACGTGGTGAACCAGCGCCGCATGATCGACGAAAGCCCCGCGGGCGAAGAATTCAAGCAGGTGATGCGCGGCAAGCTCGATGCGCTGCTCTCGCTGGCCGAGGCGAGCGACTGCCGCCGCGTGCGACTGCTGGGCTACTTCGGCGAGAAGAGCACGCCCTGCGGCAACTGCGACAACTGCCTGAACCCTCCGCAGGTGTGGGACGGCACCGATGCCGCGCGCAAGCTGCTCTCCACCATCTACCGCGTGCAGCAGCTCAGTGGCATCAGCTTTGGCGCGGGCCACATCATGGACATTCTGCGCGGCAAGGAAACCGAGAAGGTCAAGCAGTTCGGGCATGAGCGCATCAGCACCTTCGGCATCGGCGCGGAGTTCAGCGAAGTGCAGCTGCGCGGCGTGCTACGGCAGCTCATCGCCACGGGCGCGCTGGCCGTCGATGCGGAAGCCTTCAACACCCTGAAGCTCACGGAAGGCTCGCGCGCGGTGCTCAAGGGCGAAGCGAACGTGACGCTGCGCGAGTCGGTCTCGTCGCCGGCCGCGCGCGGCGGCAGCAAGCCCCGGCGCGAGAAAGCGGCGCGCGGCGCCCCGTCTCCGGCGGCCGCGGCACTCGATGCCGACGGCCAGAAGCGCTTCGAGGCGCTCAAGGCCTGGCGCGCCGAAGTGGCGCGCGAGCACAACCTGCCGGCCTACGTGATCTTCCACGATGCCACGCTGGCGGCAATTTCCGAACGCGCGCCCGCGACGCTGGAAGACCTGCAGGGCATCAGCGGCATCGGCACCAAGAAGCTCGAGGCCTATGGCGCCGAGGTGCTGCGCGTCTGCAGCGCGTTCTAG
- a CDS encoding ABC transporter substrate-binding protein, protein MVKTVVVKFASLLAAGACAAGMAQTAAAQETRIALGMSGWTGFAPLSLADKAGIFKKNGLDVELKMIPQKDRHLALAAGAIQCAATTVETHVAWNANGVPIVQIFQMDKSYGADGLAVRNDVKSFADLKGKTIGVSAPGTAPYFGLAWMLNKNGMTLKDVKVVSLEPQPAAQAFVAGQNDAAMTYEPYLSTVRANPAAGKILATTLDYPMVMDTVGCAPTWLKANAKAAQALTQSYFEALDMIKTDPAKANELMGSAVKQSGEQFAKSSAYLRWQDKAANQKFFAGELTSFMKEATPILLEAGVIRKAPEDYAATFDASFVK, encoded by the coding sequence ATGGTCAAGACGGTAGTTGTGAAATTCGCTTCGCTGCTAGCAGCAGGTGCATGTGCAGCGGGCATGGCCCAGACGGCCGCCGCGCAGGAAACCAGGATTGCGCTCGGCATGTCCGGCTGGACCGGCTTTGCGCCGCTCTCGCTGGCCGACAAGGCCGGCATCTTCAAGAAGAACGGCCTGGACGTCGAACTCAAGATGATCCCGCAGAAGGACCGCCACCTCGCGCTGGCCGCGGGCGCGATCCAGTGCGCGGCCACCACGGTGGAAACGCACGTGGCCTGGAACGCCAACGGCGTGCCCATCGTGCAGATCTTCCAGATGGACAAGTCCTATGGCGCCGACGGCCTCGCCGTGCGCAACGACGTGAAGAGCTTCGCCGACCTCAAGGGCAAGACCATCGGCGTGAGCGCACCCGGCACCGCGCCCTATTTCGGCCTGGCCTGGATGCTCAACAAGAACGGCATGACGCTGAAGGACGTGAAGGTGGTCTCGCTCGAGCCCCAGCCCGCGGCGCAAGCCTTCGTGGCCGGCCAGAACGACGCCGCCATGACCTACGAGCCCTACCTGTCGACCGTGCGCGCCAACCCCGCCGCCGGCAAGATCCTGGCCACCACGCTCGACTACCCGATGGTGATGGACACCGTGGGCTGCGCGCCCACCTGGCTCAAGGCCAACGCCAAGGCTGCGCAGGCGCTCACGCAGTCGTACTTCGAGGCGCTCGACATGATCAAGACCGACCCGGCCAAGGCCAACGAGCTCATGGGCTCGGCCGTGAAGCAGAGCGGCGAGCAGTTCGCCAAGTCGTCGGCCTACCTGCGCTGGCAGGACAAGGCGGCGAACCAGAAATTCTTCGCGGGCGAACTCACCAGCTTCATGAAGGAAGCCACGCCCATCCTGCTGGAGGCCGGCGTGATCCGCAAGGCGCCTGAAGACTACGCAGCCACCTTCGATGCAAGCTTCGTCAAGTAA
- a CDS encoding threonine ammonia-lyase, giving the protein MVGIEEIRRAAARLEGQVLNTPCVESRTLSEIVGAQVYLKFENLQFTSSFKERGACNKLVDLLEGKETTRGVVAMSAGNHAQGVAYHAQRLGLRALVVMPRFTPGVKIERTRGFGAEVVLHGDTLDAARAHALELAEREGLTFVHPYDDEAIIAGQGTVALEMLDAVPDLDTLVVSVGGGGLIAGMAIAARDRRPGIEIIGVQTTRFPGMVNAVKGTQHLQGKSTIAEGIAVGTPGVLTREIIAGHVDDLLLVDEGDIEQAVLMLLEIEKTLVEGAGAAGLAALIRHPGRFKGKRVGLVLSGGNIDPLLLAAIIERGMVRAGRLARVRVSARDVPGSLAQITATVAEAGANVDEVHHQRAFTMLAAQNVDIELVLQTRGRAHLASVLGALHDAGFEAEEQH; this is encoded by the coding sequence ATGGTCGGAATCGAAGAAATCCGGCGCGCCGCTGCGCGTCTCGAGGGTCAGGTGCTCAACACGCCCTGCGTCGAATCGCGCACGCTCTCCGAGATCGTGGGCGCGCAGGTCTACCTGAAGTTCGAGAATCTGCAGTTCACATCCTCGTTCAAGGAGCGCGGGGCGTGCAACAAGCTGGTCGATCTCCTGGAAGGCAAGGAAACAACGCGAGGCGTCGTGGCCATGTCGGCCGGCAATCATGCCCAGGGCGTGGCCTACCACGCGCAGCGGCTCGGCCTGCGCGCACTCGTCGTGATGCCGCGCTTCACGCCCGGCGTGAAGATCGAGCGCACGCGCGGCTTCGGGGCCGAGGTGGTGCTGCACGGCGACACGCTCGATGCGGCGCGCGCGCATGCGCTGGAACTGGCCGAACGCGAAGGGCTGACCTTCGTCCACCCCTACGACGACGAAGCCATCATCGCGGGCCAGGGCACCGTGGCGCTCGAAATGCTCGACGCGGTGCCCGACCTCGACACGCTGGTGGTGTCGGTCGGCGGCGGCGGGCTGATTGCCGGCATGGCGATTGCGGCGCGCGACCGCAGGCCCGGCATCGAGATCATCGGCGTGCAGACCACGCGCTTCCCCGGCATGGTGAATGCCGTCAAGGGCACGCAGCACCTGCAGGGCAAGAGCACCATCGCCGAAGGCATCGCGGTCGGCACGCCGGGCGTGCTGACGCGGGAGATCATCGCCGGCCATGTCGACGACCTGCTGCTGGTCGACGAAGGCGACATCGAGCAAGCGGTGCTGATGCTGCTTGAAATCGAAAAGACGCTGGTCGAGGGCGCGGGCGCGGCCGGCCTGGCGGCGCTGATCCGCCATCCAGGGCGCTTCAAGGGCAAGCGCGTGGGCTTGGTGCTTTCAGGCGGCAACATCGACCCGCTGCTGCTGGCGGCCATCATCGAGCGCGGCATGGTGCGGGCCGGCCGGCTGGCGCGCGTACGGGTGAGCGCGCGCGATGTGCCGGGCTCGTTGGCCCAGATCACGGCCACTGTGGCGGAAGCGGGCGCTAACGTCGATGAAGTCCATCACCAAAGAGCGTTTACCATGCTGGCAGCCCAGAACGTCGACATCGAGCTGGTGCTGCAGACCCGCGGACGGGCGCACCTGGCCAGCGTGCTGGGCGCGCTGCACGACGCCGGCTTCGAGGCGGAAGAACAGCACTGA
- a CDS encoding S41 family peptidase: MSLGNRHAREMPCFTASAAAAFALAGVVCALAGCGGGGGGGGGGGGGAGFPIVAPSTTTPPPTSGGDGGGDDDAILASSTVAGLCAAPRAGVNPATGAAYPDKSGTLTDEKRWVRGWIDETYLWYGEVPTTLKAADYATPVAYFSVLKSPLLTASGRAKDRFHYVYDTERYRQLSENGVAPGYGMEIAVVRSAPPRNMRIAFVEPNSPATNAGLQRGAKIVEVDGVNAVSSTGTENVDAINRAISPQTEGESHTFVFEVDGVRQAPLTLAAAKITHTPVQNVKTIDTGSGRVGYLLFNDHITTSESQLVNAFNQFKQDGVQDLVLDMRYNGGGQLNIANRLASMVSSSATTSGKVFERLAFNDKNPFHLTPAQTIYTFFGTSRTGATLPRLGLSQVTVLASRDTCSASEAVVNGLRGIDVKVNLVGGTTCGKPYGFSPQDNCGTSYFAIQFQGVNNKNFGDYGDGFAPDCAVADDFGHQLGDPAEARLAAALAMRNGGACPVSASAKAQPGLEKSGTADDEQPYLLHRSPLREMRLLEAAPSPG; this comes from the coding sequence ATGAGCTTGGGCAATCGACACGCGCGGGAGATGCCGTGCTTCACCGCATCGGCTGCGGCCGCATTCGCATTGGCCGGCGTCGTCTGCGCGCTGGCCGGCTGTGGCGGTGGGGGCGGAGGAGGCGGAGGAGGGGGCGGAGGCGCCGGGTTTCCGATCGTCGCGCCGTCCACCACCACGCCGCCGCCCACCAGCGGCGGCGATGGCGGTGGCGACGACGATGCCATTCTTGCCTCGTCCACCGTGGCCGGTCTGTGCGCCGCGCCGCGCGCCGGCGTCAACCCCGCGACAGGAGCGGCCTATCCCGACAAGTCCGGCACGCTGACCGACGAGAAGCGCTGGGTGCGCGGCTGGATCGACGAAACCTACCTCTGGTACGGCGAGGTGCCCACCACCCTCAAGGCCGCCGACTACGCCACGCCAGTGGCCTACTTCAGCGTGCTCAAGAGTCCGCTCCTCACGGCCTCGGGCCGCGCCAAGGACCGCTTTCACTACGTGTACGACACCGAGCGCTATCGGCAGCTCTCGGAGAATGGCGTGGCGCCGGGCTACGGCATGGAGATTGCCGTCGTGCGCAGTGCTCCGCCGCGCAACATGCGCATCGCCTTTGTCGAGCCGAATTCGCCCGCCACGAACGCAGGCCTCCAGCGGGGCGCGAAGATCGTCGAAGTCGATGGCGTCAATGCCGTCAGCAGCACCGGCACCGAGAATGTCGACGCGATCAATCGCGCGATCTCGCCGCAGACGGAGGGCGAATCGCACACCTTCGTGTTCGAGGTGGACGGCGTCCGGCAGGCGCCCCTCACGCTGGCAGCCGCGAAGATCACGCACACGCCGGTGCAGAACGTGAAGACGATCGACACCGGCAGCGGCCGCGTGGGCTACCTGCTCTTCAACGACCACATCACGACCTCCGAATCGCAGCTCGTCAACGCCTTCAACCAATTCAAGCAGGACGGCGTGCAGGACCTCGTGCTCGACATGCGCTACAACGGCGGCGGCCAACTCAACATCGCCAACCGGCTCGCCTCCATGGTGTCTTCGTCGGCCACGACTTCGGGCAAGGTGTTCGAGCGCCTGGCCTTCAACGACAAGAACCCGTTCCACCTGACGCCGGCGCAGACCATCTATACCTTCTTCGGCACCAGCCGCACGGGTGCCACGCTGCCAAGGCTCGGCCTCTCGCAAGTCACGGTGCTGGCCAGCCGCGACACCTGCTCGGCCAGCGAGGCGGTCGTCAACGGCCTGCGCGGCATCGACGTCAAGGTCAACCTGGTGGGCGGCACCACCTGCGGCAAGCCCTATGGCTTTTCTCCGCAGGACAACTGCGGCACCAGCTATTTCGCGATCCAGTTCCAGGGCGTCAACAACAAGAACTTCGGCGACTACGGCGACGGATTCGCGCCCGACTGCGCCGTCGCCGACGATTTCGGCCACCAGCTTGGCGATCCGGCCGAGGCGCGGCTGGCGGCTGCGCTGGCCATGCGCAACGGCGGCGCCTGCCCCGTTTCGGCGTCGGCCAAGGCCCAGCCGGGGCTCGAGAAATCCGGGACGGCCGATGACGAGCAGCCCTATCTGCTCCATCGCTCGCCGCTGCGCGAAATGCGCCTGCTCGAAGCCGCGCCCTCGCCGGGCTGA
- a CDS encoding ATP-binding protein encodes MVKRAGVDVVAAAVRGQALPSPGLKGAPVLELMCSHFVLTLAAKQGPRFNVRRDINGLLSLTGRHLVWPVAVLLRLREFLGRRCAGNEAWKGVENFDGRTLLERHGVWRGPYEEGTLFFYLDEYAKDYPKDLLSVLAVTRDWLTHALRKQSTLVEKNIDALAGLLQLNKAERALLLYGTLARYQRDLRSLLVEFKVNNAPEAYAAIADIAGVNATEVGEALRAGSRLERIGLVENLISEHNITDLADLMKVSEKLPPVLMREYRDHNELMAVFTRPSAKSALTTHDFSFVEEDAQMLVTLLRAAVARKEPGVNVLLYGPPGTGKTELAKVVAQAAGLELFEVEYADRDGNSLSGRDRYRSLQIAQVFLKGSAQAALLFDEVEDVFPPISTEAAQFMARAEQIPAPTSGSVSGKAWVNQILEANPVPTLWVTNRIEQIDPAFRRRFAYHLELKSPPPGAREQLVKKTLEGIVVSEAFTAKLAERKGLTPAQIRTAVRFAGLAQTEDGASMEALIERQLKNADLALGTLDTGLGERRSVTTYDLDMLNVETRFEIPRIVAAIKARGHGTLCFYGAPGTGKTALAEHIAKAIGRPLIIKQASDLMSKYVGETEQNMAAMFREAEAEKAVLLLDEADSFLQDRRGAQRTYEVTEVNEMLQGMERFNGVFICTTNLLDRLDQAALRRFTFKIKFMPLTAPQRERMFVTEALAGDAALLTTEAKARLAQLHQLCPGDFAAVKRQTDILAVEFSAAEFLDQLEAEHRIKPEVRESRSIGFMQ; translated from the coding sequence ATGGTCAAGCGTGCGGGTGTCGATGTAGTGGCTGCTGCAGTACGCGGGCAGGCATTGCCGTCGCCCGGGCTCAAGGGTGCGCCGGTGCTCGAACTGATGTGTTCGCACTTCGTGCTCACGCTGGCCGCCAAGCAGGGGCCGCGCTTCAATGTGCGCCGCGACATCAACGGCCTGCTCTCGCTCACCGGGCGCCACCTGGTGTGGCCAGTGGCGGTGCTGCTGCGGCTGCGCGAGTTCCTCGGCCGGCGCTGCGCCGGCAACGAGGCCTGGAAGGGCGTCGAGAATTTCGACGGCCGCACGCTGCTCGAGCGGCACGGCGTGTGGCGCGGGCCCTACGAGGAAGGCACGCTGTTCTTCTACCTCGACGAATACGCCAAGGACTACCCCAAGGACCTGCTCTCGGTGCTGGCCGTCACGCGCGACTGGCTCACGCATGCGCTGCGCAAGCAGTCGACGCTGGTCGAGAAGAACATCGACGCGCTCGCGGGCCTCCTGCAGCTCAACAAGGCCGAGCGCGCGCTGCTGCTCTACGGCACGCTGGCGCGCTACCAGCGCGACCTGCGTTCGCTGCTGGTCGAGTTCAAGGTCAACAACGCGCCCGAGGCCTATGCGGCCATTGCCGACATCGCGGGCGTCAACGCCACCGAGGTGGGCGAGGCCTTGCGCGCGGGCTCGCGGCTGGAGCGCATCGGCCTGGTCGAGAACCTGATTTCAGAGCACAACATCACCGACCTGGCCGACCTCATGAAGGTCAGCGAGAAGCTGCCGCCGGTGCTGATGCGCGAATACCGCGACCACAACGAACTGATGGCCGTGTTCACGCGGCCCTCGGCCAAGAGCGCGCTTACCACGCACGACTTCTCCTTCGTCGAGGAAGACGCGCAGATGCTCGTCACGCTGCTGCGCGCGGCGGTGGCGCGCAAGGAGCCCGGCGTCAACGTGCTGCTCTACGGGCCGCCCGGCACCGGCAAGACCGAGCTCGCCAAGGTGGTGGCGCAGGCCGCGGGGCTGGAGCTGTTCGAGGTCGAATACGCCGACCGCGACGGCAACTCGCTCAGTGGCCGCGACCGCTACCGCTCGCTGCAGATCGCGCAGGTGTTCCTCAAGGGCAGCGCGCAGGCCGCGCTGCTGTTCGACGAGGTCGAGGACGTGTTCCCGCCCATCAGCACCGAGGCCGCGCAGTTCATGGCGCGCGCCGAGCAGATTCCGGCGCCCACCAGCGGCAGCGTGAGCGGCAAGGCCTGGGTCAACCAGATCCTCGAGGCCAACCCGGTGCCCACGCTCTGGGTCACCAACCGCATCGAGCAGATCGACCCGGCGTTCCGGCGCCGCTTCGCCTATCACCTGGAGCTCAAGTCGCCGCCGCCCGGCGCGCGCGAGCAGCTGGTGAAGAAAACGCTCGAAGGCATCGTCGTGTCCGAGGCCTTCACCGCCAAGCTGGCCGAGCGCAAGGGCCTCACGCCCGCGCAGATCCGCACCGCCGTGCGCTTCGCGGGGCTGGCGCAGACGGAAGACGGCGCGTCGATGGAGGCGCTGATCGAGCGCCAGCTCAAGAACGCCGACCTCGCGCTCGGCACGCTCGACACCGGCCTGGGCGAGCGGCGCAGCGTCACCACCTACGACCTCGACATGCTCAACGTCGAGACCCGCTTCGAGATCCCGCGCATCGTGGCGGCGATCAAGGCACGCGGCCACGGCACGCTGTGCTTCTACGGCGCGCCCGGCACCGGCAAGACCGCGCTGGCCGAGCACATCGCCAAGGCCATCGGCCGGCCGCTGATCATCAAGCAGGCCAGCGACCTCATGAGCAAGTACGTCGGCGAGACCGAGCAGAACATGGCCGCCATGTTCAGGGAAGCCGAAGCCGAAAAGGCCGTGCTGCTGCTCGACGAGGCCGACAGCTTCCTGCAGGACCGGCGCGGCGCGCAGCGCACCTACGAAGTGACCGAGGTCAACGAGATGCTGCAGGGCATGGAGCGCTTCAACGGCGTCTTCATCTGCACCACCAACCTGCTCGACCGGCTCGACCAGGCGGCGCTTCGGCGCTTCACCTTCAAGATCAAGTTCATGCCGCTCACCGCGCCGCAGCGCGAGCGCATGTTCGTGACCGAGGCGCTGGCGGGCGATGCCGCGCTGCTGACCACGGAGGCCAAGGCCCGCCTGGCGCAATTGCACCAGCTGTGCCCGGGGGATTTCGCGGCCGTGAAGCGGCAGACGGACATTCTCGCGGTCGAATTCTCGGCCGCCGAATTCCTCGACCAGCTCGAGGCCGAGCATCGCATCAAGCCCGAAGTGCGCGAGTCGCGCAGCATCGGCTTCATGCAGTAG